CTTCCGCTTCCCGCAGGACGAGGACAAGGATGACGTGATCGAGGTCTCGCGCGGTTCGAGCCAGGTCATGGACTGGGTGCCGAACTACGTCGACTACTTCTACTTCTCGCTGTCGAACTCGATGGCGTTCAGCCCGACCGACACGATGCCGCTCACCCACCGGGCCAAGCTGCTGATGTCACTGGAGTCGTTCGCGGGGTTCGTGCTGCTCGCGCTGGTGATCGCGCGGGCGGTGTCGTTGATCGGGTGAGCCGACGCCCGCTCAGTCCGGCAGCTCCCGCAGCGCGCTCGTGCGCTCCCCCGGCTGGTCGCCCGTGTTCACGGTGCCCTTCGGCTCGAACATCAGGACCAGCGCCTCCTCCTCCGCGAACGGGCAGTGCTCGGCGCCCTTCGGGACCACGAACACGTCGTGCGGTCCCAGCTCCACCTCGCGGTCACGGAGCTGGATGACGAGCCGCCCGGAGATCACGAGGAACAGCTCGTCGGTGTCCGGGTGCGAATGCCAGATGAACGAACCCTGCAGCCGGGCGACCTTCACGTCGTAGTCGTTCACGCTGGTCAGCCGGTGCGGCTGCCAGGGCTCGGGGACGAGTGCGAACGCCGCGTCGATGTTGTGGACGTCGGGAGTGCTCATGCGGCCCAGCGTAGGCAGCGCATCTTGCCAAGGACAGCCCCTGGGGCGTTGGATGCTCTCACAAGGAGCGTCCACCGACGGAAGGATGACCATGTCCGCCAGCGAACTGGAGATGTCGAGCGTCCGGTACCCGTATCGGGAGCGCATCTTCCACGTGGAGAAGAAGGCGCCGGGCGAGTGGGTCGTGCTCGACGAGTCGCACGCCGAGCTGGGGCGGCTGGTCCGGGTGTCGGCGGAGGGCGAGGAGCACGAGCCGGTGTTCGGCGCGATCCCCGTGGGCTATCTGGAGACGCTGCACGAGGGGTCGGACTGGAAGTTCCTGGTGGCCGCACTCATCAACGAGGCGCTCGACGAGCCGCCCACGCCGTCGGTCGTCCACCCGGGCGAGGCCTGACGCTCGGGTCGGACACCGACCGGGGCGCGCGGATGCCCCGAATATCTCCCCTTGGGGGCGTTCGCGGAGAGGCGGCGGCTACGATACCCGCAATGAACGCAGCGCTGCGCACGACGCTCGGCTGGGTGGCCGCGGTGCTGCTCAACCTCGGCGCTGTGCTCTTCGTGGTGGGCCTGATCGTGCCCCGCTCCGGCGACGCGTCGATCCTGGAGGTCGGGATCGGGATGCTCGTGGTCGGCGCGATCGTCGGCGCGGTGTGGCTGTACGCGAGCCGGCGGCCGAAGCGCTGAGGCGCAGAGATCCTGAGACGCCGAGACACCGAGACGCAGTGCAGCCCCGCCCGGGATGACGGAGCGGGGCTGCAGTCTCTGGGCGCGGTCGCACGACCACGCGGCCGGTCACTCGTCCGGCGACTCAGGATCGCCGACGAGGTCGGGGTTGGACGGCTGCTCGGCCGGGTCGAAGTCCGCGGGTGGCGGCTCGGCGCCGTCGTCGTCGTCGCCGTGATCAGCGTCCGGGTTCGGGAGTCCGCTCGTGTCGCTCATGCGGCCCACGAAACGCCGAACCCCCCTGCGTCCGCAAGGGGGTTCAGCGTCGCCGAAAGGGGCGTACCCTACCGGTTCGCCGCGGCCACGAGCTGGTCGAGCTGCTCGGCGGTGACCGGGCTGCCCGGGAACGAAGCCGCTCGGACCAGCGGGATGGACTCCGCCATCCGGCGCAGGCCCGGGTCGTTGAGCATGGCGCCCATCCCCTGAGCCTCCGCGCTCTGGGCAAGCGCCGCGCTCAGGATGGGGCCGCCGACCGGGTGGCTGAGCCACTCGCCGAGCGTCGAGTCGACGGTGAGCGGCGCCGCGCGCCCGTCGCCGGCGAGCGTCACGACGGCCGAGCCGCGCAGGTCGCGGGACGACGCCCCGACCTCCACGACGTAGTCACCGCCCTCCACGGTCCAGCCGCCGAGCTCGGTGTCGAAGTAGGCGAGGTCCTCGGCGGCCAGGTCGATCACCGCCGTCGCGGTGGCGCCGGCGGCCACGGCGAGGCTGGCGAAGCCCTTCAGCTCGCGCACCGGGCGCTGCACACGGGAGGCCGGCACGGACACGTAGACCTGGACGACCTCCCGGCCGTCGCGGTCGCCGGTGTTGGTGACGTCCACCGTCACACGGATGCCCTCGGCCGTCGCGGTCGCCGTGGGCGCCCCGAACGCGAACGTCGTGTACGAGAGGCCGTGGCCGAACGGGAAGGCGACCGCCGCGTCGCGCGCGTCGACGTCGCGGTAGCCCACGAAGAGACCCTCGCCGTAGCGGACGTGGCCCTTCTCGCCGGGGAAGTTGAGGTACGAGGCGGTGTCCTCCAGGCGCACCGGAATGGTCTCCGCCAGCCGGCCGGACGGGTTGACGACGCCGAACAGCACGTCCGCGACCGCGCCGCCGCCGGCCTGGCCGAGCAGCCAGCCTTCCACGATCGCGGGCACACGATCCGCCCAGCCGGAGACGCGCACGACGCCGCCGTTGGAGAGCACGACAGTGACCCGCGGGTTGGCGGCGATCACGGCCTCCAGCAGCGCGGTCTGCGCGGCCGGCAGTTCAAGGTGCTCGCGGTCGAAGCCCTCCGACTCGTCCTCGCCGGGGAGGCCGAGGAAGACCACGACGTCGTCGGCGCCGGACGCGACCCCGACGGCCTCCGCCGTCAGCGCCACCTCGTCGGCGTCCGCGCCGAGCGCGTAACCCGGGGCGAACACGACGGTCGCGTCTCCGGCGAGCGCGTGCAGCTCGTCGAGCGCGTTGTCGAGGCGGGTCGGGACGATCTGGGAGGAGCCGGCGCCCTGGTAGCGCGGCGTCCGCGCGAACTCGCCGACGACCGCGATCGTGCGGCCGGCGTCGGTCGCGAGCGGGAGGACGCCCTCGTTCTTGAGCAGCACGATGGTGCGCCCGGCGACCTCCCTGGCGAGGGCGTGGTGCGCCTCCGCGTCGTAGGTCGCGCCCGCGTCGGCCCCGGCGAGCGCCTTGCCGACCAGGTCGATCACGCGGTCGGCGGCGGTGTCGAGCACGGACTCCGCCAGCGAGCCGTCGCGCACGGCGGCG
This genomic stretch from Leifsonia sp. EB41 harbors:
- a CDS encoding cupin domain-containing protein, coding for MSTPDVHNIDAAFALVPEPWQPHRLTSVNDYDVKVARLQGSFIWHSHPDTDELFLVISGRLVIQLRDREVELGPHDVFVVPKGAEHCPFAEEEALVLMFEPKGTVNTGDQPGERTSALRELPD
- a CDS encoding glycoside hydrolase family 3 C-terminal domain-containing protein, producing the protein MVDSLARASELTVEEKASLTSGRSFWETEGVDRAGIPSIYLTDGPHGVRKQAQGGDHLGIGDSVPATCFPPAVALGSSWDAELLERVGAALGEEAKAEGVGVLLGPGINIKRSPLCGRNFEYLSEDPIVSGRLGAALVRGLQSQGVGASLKHFAANNQETDRLRVSADVDERPLREIYLRGFQHVVTHAQPWTVMCSYNRINGVYASEDPWLLTSVLRDEWGFEGLVVSDWGAVNDRVSALVAGLDLEMPSTGGVTDAQLVAAVRDGSLAESVLDTAADRVIDLVGKALAGADAGATYDAEAHHALAREVAGRTIVLLKNEGVLPLATDAGRTIAVVGEFARTPRYQGAGSSQIVPTRLDNALDELHALAGDATVVFAPGYALGADADEVALTAEAVGVASGADDVVVFLGLPGEDESEGFDREHLELPAAQTALLEAVIAANPRVTVVLSNGGVVRVSGWADRVPAIVEGWLLGQAGGGAVADVLFGVVNPSGRLAETIPVRLEDTASYLNFPGEKGHVRYGEGLFVGYRDVDARDAAVAFPFGHGLSYTTFAFGAPTATATAEGIRVTVDVTNTGDRDGREVVQVYVSVPASRVQRPVRELKGFASLAVAAGATATAVIDLAAEDLAYFDTELGGWTVEGGDYVVEVGASSRDLRGSAVVTLAGDGRAAPLTVDSTLGEWLSHPVGGPILSAALAQSAEAQGMGAMLNDPGLRRMAESIPLVRAASFPGSPVTAEQLDQLVAAANR